The following proteins are encoded in a genomic region of Hippocampus zosterae strain Florida chromosome 2, ASM2543408v3, whole genome shotgun sequence:
- the LOC127596477 gene encoding serine/threonine-protein kinase WNK2-like, which produces MNGHAPSSYVSSDNDSELDDADMRKELHKLREKHMKEISELQAFQRSEIERLYREVGKWPPPNAGLPHAAPPCGRRRKAAKHKVKAGKLLNPVVQQLKSHLGADAAQRKGESSGSSSGSPARSWVPSERSAGSGGRRGASPERVHICQPRSFKGSFSSDNIHAGQRADGTANLTSRGWTVYHQTSERVAFQPSSKPRARFLSGPVSVSICLYSFLPLLHCHNLDCRRARLGRLAFSGRRRTGPH; this is translated from the exons ATGAACGGCCACGCCCCCTCTTCCTACGTCAGTAGCGATAATGACTCTGAATTGGACGACGCGGACATGAGGAAAGAACTTCACAAGCTGAGAGAAAA GCACATGAAGGAGATATCGGAACTCCAGGCCTTCCAGAGGAGCGAGATCGAGCGTCTGTACCGAGAGGTGGGCAAATGGCCGCCCCCCAACGCGGGCCTGCCCCACGCCGCGCCTCCCTGCGGCCGCCGGCGCAAGGCCGCCAAACACAAAGTCAAGGCGGGAAAATTGCTCAATCCGGTGGTGCAGCAGCTCAAAAGCCATCTCGGCGCCGACGCGGCCCAGAGAAAAG GGGAAAGTTCTGGAAGTTCCTCGGGATCCCCCGCCAGGAGTTGGGTGCCGTCCGAGCGCTCCGCCGGCTCCGGCGGGCGGCGCGGCGCCAGCCCCGAGCGAGTCCACATCTGCCAACCGCGTTCCTTCAAAGGCTCTTTCTCCTCGGACAACATCCACGCGGGCCAACGCGCTGACGGCACCGCGAACTTGACGAGCCGAG GCTGGACAGTTTACCACCAAACGTCGGAGAGAGTCGCCTTTCAACCCAGTAGCAAACCACGCGCTCGATTCCTCAGCGGACCCGTGTCTGTGTCCATCTGTTTGTATTCGTTCCTTCCTCTGCTTCATTGCCACAATCTTGATTGTAGACGAGCGCGACTTGGGCGCTTGGCGTTTTCCGGACGTCGCCGCACA
- the LOC127593458 gene encoding cerebral cavernous malformations 2 protein-like: MDYEPKKSKKGLVSPIKRLVWSKASRRPAERGSVYRRPLHTVPLYPPDFLIHPERLIFDYVEKEVKFLAHLTWVSVSLNPSSRDELLQLLDTARQLRVLPSKTSAEQDCILSLSARCLLLTWRDNEKLLMRIPTHEVAAASYLRDDALHLLVLKTGLNVDTVVAGDNSLDRKNPTGIDGRRQTVSCDADPRPSGGTMERRHTICGVDWRPSLSRSGHDKNQSLERGGGGSGGGGSLERKRAGGSWERRQAGRKTGGSWESRRPRPAGGSAPAGGGSWERRGAGAGTGGGGGAGSWERRRACTGSWERGKSYGSWERRNHNPLEPTPCPDAYCNLVVLAVDNRDAAEEYCSLICQMFQIIYGHQTIECVDRAGFHHTVPDRYWLQRSDSCLTDASYGYEAEFCSSHDGSQDAFELYYGETYSESSSLSAQDSHGGVASVDDAFRSDAPLALMQDYMTTLRNKLSAAELQHFAAFLREYRLGSDVGHFCSELLRLYGDERKFLLLGMRPFIPDKDAGVFESFLESIGIREGGILTDSFGRIKRSMSNTSASAVRGYDSCSVTSGSQEFNRRISDITHDIQALGFGDAHADIEEEDYYL; this comes from the exons ATGGATTATGAACCCAAGAAATCCAAAAAG GGTTTGGTGTCTCCCATCAAGCGTCTGGTGTGGTCCAAAGCCAGCCGCAGGCCGGCGGAGCGAGGCAGCGTTTACCGGCGTCCCCTGCACACCGTCCCGCTCTACCCCCCCGACTTCCTCATCCACCCCGAAAGACTCATCTTCGACTATGTGGAGAAGGAGGTGAAG tttCTGGCTCACCTGACCTGGGTCTCGGTTTCTCTGAACCCATCCAGTCGAGATGAACTGCTGCAACTGCTGGACACAGCCAGG CAGCTGAGGGTCCTCCCGTCCAAGACCAGCGCGGAGCAGGACTGCATCTTGAGTCTGTCCGCTCGCTGCCTGCTGCTGACGTGGAGAGACAACGAGAAGCTGCTGATGAGGATTCCCACGCACGAGGTCGCCGCCGCATCCTACCTGAGAGACGACGCGCTGCACCTGCTGGTCCTCAAGACAG GTCTAAACGTGGACACGGTGGTCGCCGGCGACAACAGCCTGGACCGAAAGAATCCGACGGGCATCGACGGCCGGCGTCAAACGGTGAGCTGCGACGCCGACCCGCGACCTTCCGGCGGGACCATGGAGCGCCGGCACACCATCTGCGGAGTGGACTGGAGGCCCTCGCTGTCCAGGAGCGGCCACGACAAAAACCAGAGCCTGGAacgaggagggggaggaagcGGCGGCGGAGGGAGCTTGGAAAGGAAGCGAGCGGGGGGCAGCTGGGAGAGGAGACAGGCCGGCCGCAAGACGGGCGGCAGCTGGGAGAGCCGACGGCCCAGGCCGGCCGGCGGCTCGGCGCCCGCGGGCGGGGGGAGCTGGGAGAGGCGTGGAGCGGGAGCAGGAacgggtggcggcggcggcgcgggcaGCTGGGAGCGGCGCCGGGCCTGCACGGGCAGCTGGGAGAGGGGCAAGAGCTACGGAAGCTGGGAGAGGAGGAACCACAACCCGCTGGAGCCCACCCCGTGCCCCGACGCCTACTGCAACCTCGTCGTCCTGGCCGTCGACAACCGG GACGCCGCCGAGGAGTACTGCTCACTGATCTGCCAGATGTTCCAGATCATTTACGGCCATCAGACCATCGAGTGCGTGGACAGAGCGGGATTTCACCACACCGTGCCGGACCGCTACTGGCTGCAGAGAA GTGACAGCTGCCTGACGGACGCCTCGTACGGCTACGAGGCGGAATTCTGCAGCTCTCA CGACGGATCCCAGGATGCCTTTGAGCTCTACTACGGCGAGACGTACAGCGAGAGCTCGTCGCTTTCGGCGCAGGACTCCCACGGGGGCGTGGCTTCGGTCGACGACGCCTTCCGGAGCGACGCCCCCCTGGCGCTCATGCAGGACTACATGACGACG CTGAGGAACAAGCTGAGCGCCGCAGAGTTGCAACACTTTGCGGCGTTTTTGCGAGAATACCGGCTGGGCTCCGACGTTGGCCACTTCTGCTCCGAGCTGCTCCGGCTGTACGGGGACGAGCGCAAGTTTCTGCTTTTGG GTATGCGGCCGTTCATCCCGGACAAGGACGCGGGCGTGTTTGAGAGCTTCCTGGAAAGCATCGGCATCCGCGAGGGTGGAATTTTGACCGACAGCTTTGGACGCATCAAGCGCAGCATGAGCAACACCTCGGCCAGCGCCGTCAGAGG ATACGACAGTTGCTCGGTGACGTCGGGGTCTCAGGAGTTCAACCGCCGCATCAGCGACATCACACACGACATCCAAGCCCTGGGCTTCGGGGACGCGCACGCCGATATTGAGGAAGAGGACTACTACCTGTGA
- the LOC127593570 gene encoding CDK5 and ABL1 enzyme substrate 2-like produces MAAAAAACGQLGSATKSQTREQTRRNRENSKRRRAALLFLSNISLDGRPARSGSAERGGTRRRHDAVAEPSEAASATLAEPRSDDGTRSAATLSTSVICGEAKKTTATRRTGAGLPAVPPIVVLPSDAGRPELPLGRRRDSAPSAADGHLLSPSPSPSDGSLLPSPAAPRKSSTLLSVHSCNSLSSDLRQRTRNLSGGSPRPRPAKKIHFIKNMKQYDTRGSRIVLICAKRSLCAAFSVLPYGESFYLSEPTLSHPRRRHSSGNISTSLEMTALEGFHMETYNRSVSYARFLYPTDALVRREASSAADPTPRVPLWRSGCGAPAGGLPPSRLNAAVGLDLGAEDVSEYDPNVLSDPQWPCGKHKRVLIFASYMTTVIEYVKPSDLKKDMNETFKEKFPHIKLTLSKIRSLKREMRSVGEDCGLQPATMAMAFVYFEKLVLQGRLNKHNRKLVSAACILLAAKISSDLRKQEVVQLIDKLEERFRIGRRELISFEFTILVALEMALYLPESKVMPHYRRLVQQQL; encoded by the exons atggcggcggcggccgccgcttGCGGCCAGCTCGGGAGCGCCACAAAGAGCCAGACTCGGGAGCAGACCCGGAGGAACCGCGAGAATTCCAAGCGGAGACGAGCCGCTCTTTTGTTCCTCTCCAACATCTCGCTGGACGGCCGCCCCGCGCGGAGCGGCTCGGCCGAGCGGGGAGGGACCCGGCGGCGCCACGACGCCGTCGCGGAGCCGAGCGAGGCGGCTTCCGCCACGCTCGCGGAGCCGCGGAGCGACGACGGGACGCGCTCGGCGGCCACTTTGTCGACTTCCGTCATCTGCGGGGAGGCGAAAAAGACGACGGCGACGCGGCGGACGGGCGCCGGGCTCCCGGCCGTGCCGCCCATCGTCGTCCTGCCTTCCGACGCGGGGCGCCCGGAGCTGCCGCTCGGGCGCCGCAGGGACTCGGCGCCCTCGGCGGCCGACGGACACCTGCTCTCGCCGTCGCCGTCGCCGTCCGACGGCAGCCTGCTGCCTTCGCCCGCGGCACCGCGGAAGTCGTCCACGCTGCTGTCGGTGCACAGCTGCAACTCGCTGTCCTCCGACCTGCGGCAAAG GACCCGAAACCTCTCGGGCGGTTCTCCCCGGCCGCGACCCGCCAAGAAGATCCACTTCATCAAAAACATGAAGCAGTACGACACCAGAGGCAGCAG gatCGTGTTGATCTGCGCCAAAAGGTCCCTGTGTGCCGCCTTTTCCGTTCTGCCGTACGGAGAAAGCTTTTACCTCAG CGAGCCCACGTTGAGCCACCCCCGGCGGAGACACTCGTCGGGGAATATTTCCACCTCCCTGGAGATGACGGCGCTGGAGGGTTTCCACATGGAGACGTACAACCGG TCGGTGTCGTACGCCCGCTTCCTGTACCCCACCGACGCCCTGGTCAGGCGCGAGGCCTCGTCCGCCGCCGACCCGACGCCGCGGGTTCCCCTCTGGAGGAGCGGGTGCGGCGCGCCCGCCGGCGGCTTGCCCCCGAGCCGGCTCAACGCCGCGGTGGGACTCGACCTCG GAGCGGAGGACGTGAGCGAGTACGACCCAAACGTCCTCAGCGACCCCCAGTGGCCTTGCGGCAAGCACAAGCGGGTGCTGATCTTTGCCTCTTACATG ACCACCGTCATCGAATATGTCAAACCCTCCGATCTGAAGAAAGACATGAACGAGACATTCAAGGAGAAGTTTCCACACATCAAACTCACCCTGAGCAAGATCCGCAG CCTGAAGCGAGAGATGCGCTCGGTGGGCGAGGATTGCGGCCTGCAGCCCGCCACCATGGCCATGGCCTTCGTCTACTTTGAGAAGTTGGTGTTGCAAGGGCGACTCAACAAGCACAACAG gaagttggtGTCGGCCGCCTGCATCCTATTGGCCGCCAAGATCAGCAGCGATCTAAGGAAGCAGGAGGTCGTACAACTCATCGAC AAGCTGGAGGAGCGCTTCAGGATCGGCAGACGGGAGCTGATCAGCTTTGAGTTCACCATCCTGGTGGCCCTGGAGATGGCCCTCTACCTGCCAGAAAGCAAAGTCATGCCGCATTACAGGCGACTGGTGCAGCAGCAGTTGTAG
- the LOC127593626 gene encoding monocarboxylate transporter 1-like, translated as MPPPAGGPAGYAPPEGGWGWAVVAGAFISIGFSYAFPKSITVFFKDIEVIFDATPSQVSWISSIMLAVMYAGGPISSILVNRFGSRPIILLGGCLAGSGLVAASFCDTVSQLYFFIGVVGGLGLAFNLNPALTMIGKYFYKRRPIANGIAMAGSPVFLSTLAPLNSWLYDRFGWRGSFLILGGLLLNCCVAGSLMRPIGPRPSPAVARDDGEGEGEGEARPKKTALQTVNSFIDLTLFRHRGFLLYLLGNVIMFFGLFAPLVFLSNFAKSKDVSKEKAALLLSILAFVDMFARPSMGLLANTKWVRPRVQYFFAGAVLYNGACHVLAPLCSDYTGFVVYAVFFGFAFGWLSSVLFETLMDLVGAQRFSSAVGLVTIVECAPVLLGPPLTGSFYNYYQHYDYTYISSGVILMVASLFLFAGMGINYRLLAREEKDKEKGEPKEERAAMLAPASPPEAQADPEAAGKLEEDSKVDENTV; from the exons ATGCCTCCTCCGGCGGGGGGCCCCGCAGGATACGCCCCTCCCGAGGGGGGCTGGGGCTGGGCCGTGGTGGCGGGCGCCTTCATCTCCATCGGCTTCTCCTACGCCTTCCCCAAATCCATCACCGTCTTCTTCAAAGACATCGAGGTGATCTTCGACGCCACGCCCAGCCAAGTGTCCTGGATCTCCTCCATCATGCTGGCCGTCATGTACGCCGGAG GTCCCATCAGCAGCATTCTGGTGAACAGGTTCGGCAGCCGACCGATCATCTTGCTGGGCGGCTGCCTGGCGGGCTCGGGGCTGGTCGCCGCCTCCTTCTGCGACACGGTGTCGCAGCTCTACTTCTTCATCGGCGTGGTGGGAG GACTGGGCCTGGCGTTTAACCTGAACCCGGCACTCACCATGATCGGCAAGTACTTCTACAAGCGTCGCCCCATCGCCAACGGCATCGCCATGGCGGGCAGCCCCGTCTTCCTGTCCACGCTGGCGCCGCTCAACTCGTGGCTGTACGACCGCTTCGGCTGGAGGGGCAGCTTCCTCATCCTGGGGGGTCTTCTGCTCAACTGCTGCGTGGCCGGCTCGCTCATGCGCCCCATCGGGCCCCGGCCCTCGCCGGCCGTCGCCCGGGACGACGGCGAGGGCGAGGGCGAGGGCGAGGCGCGGCCCAAGAAGACGGCGCTGCAGACGGTCAACTCCTTCATCGACCTGACGCTGTTCCGGCACCGCGGCTTCCTGCTCTACCTGCTGGGCAACGTGATCATGTTCTTCGGCCTGTTTGCGCCGCTCGTCTTCCTGTCCAATTTCGCCAAGAGCAAAGACGTCAGCAAGGAGAAGGCGGCCTTGCTCCTGTCCATCCTGGCCTTCGTGGACATGTTTGCCCGGCCCTCCATGGGCCTGCTGGCCAACACCAAGTGGGTGCGGCCGCGGGTGCAGTACTTCTTCGCCGGCGCCGTGCTCTACAACGGCGCGTGCCACGTCTTGGCGCCGCTCTGCAGCGACTACACGGGCTTCGTGGTCTACGCTGTCTTTTTCGGCTTCGCCTTCGGCTGGCTCAGCTCGGTGCTCTTCGAGACGCTGATGGACCTGGTGGGGGCGCAGAGGTTCTCGTCCGCCGTGGGCCTGGTCACCATCGTGGAGTGcgcccccgtgctgctgggcccCCCGCTGACAG GAAGCTTCTACAACTACTACCAGCACTACGACTACACGTACATCTCGTCCGGCGTCATCCTGATGGTGGCCAGCCTCTTCCTCTTCGCGGGGATGGGCATCAACTACAGACTGTTGGCGCGAGAGGAGAAGGACAAGGAGAAAGGAGAGCCCAAGGAGGAGCGCGCCGCCATGCTGGCCCCCGCCTCGCCCCCCGAGGCCCAGGCAGACCCGGAGGCCGCCGGCAAGCTGGAGGAGGATTCCAAGGTGGATGAGAACACGGTGTAG